The proteins below are encoded in one region of Fibrobacter sp. UWR2:
- a CDS encoding DUF2075 domain-containing protein — translation MIVYSGIKSEFMNSVVNDTIALEVQNTIWQKMGRATPQNEFRAWENSLQYMFKVLSDEEIPSNAGIAIEYNIPQTSKRVDFIISGYNEKKESNAVIIELKQWEKIEAINSTDALVKTYVGGANRLVVHPSYQVWSYTKMIEDYNQNVQDSKITLSPCAYLHNYTKVDNDPIEAPQYKIYLDDAPAFAKGDVPKLRDFIKKCIKKGDNREILYHIDHGKIRPSKSLQNAIGRMLQGNKEFTLIDEQKVIYEQILKWAQEALKKEQKKTIIVEGGPGTGKTVLAINLLAQLTKMGQFVQYTSKNSAPRNVYLAKLKGLYTKSSIDNMFKSSGTYVEAPTNSVHTILADESHRLNAKSGLYQNLGENQIKEIINASYCNVFFIDETQRVTIDDIGSIDEIKKWANQLGSTIEHVQLQSQFRCNGSDGYLAWLDDVLEIRETANYNLDGIDYDFRILDNPEDVRTLIVERNKINNRSRILAGYCWDWKKDQNNNTNYHDIKIDSFEISWNLKNTTTYAIDPGSIKEAGCIHTSQGLEFDYVGVIIGKDIRYENGKIVTDFTQRARTDNSLKGIKSIYKKKPAQALQIADKIIKNTYKTLMTRGMKGCYVYCCDKALADYLRKRIDISNI, via the coding sequence ATGATTGTATATAGCGGTATAAAATCTGAATTTATGAATAGCGTTGTTAACGACACCATTGCCCTGGAAGTTCAAAACACTATTTGGCAAAAAATGGGAAGAGCTACTCCACAGAATGAATTCCGTGCTTGGGAAAATTCCTTACAATATATGTTCAAAGTGTTGAGTGACGAAGAAATCCCTAGTAATGCAGGCATTGCCATTGAATACAACATTCCTCAGACAAGTAAGCGAGTCGACTTCATCATTTCTGGGTATAATGAAAAGAAAGAGTCAAATGCTGTTATTATTGAATTGAAACAGTGGGAAAAAATTGAGGCTATAAATTCTACTGATGCTTTAGTAAAAACATATGTCGGAGGAGCCAACAGACTTGTTGTTCATCCCTCTTATCAAGTATGGTCCTATACCAAAATGATTGAGGATTATAACCAAAATGTACAAGACTCAAAAATAACGTTGTCCCCATGTGCATATCTTCATAATTATACAAAAGTTGACAACGACCCCATAGAGGCTCCACAATATAAAATCTATCTAGACGATGCACCCGCATTCGCCAAAGGCGACGTTCCTAAACTTAGGGACTTTATAAAAAAATGTATCAAAAAGGGCGATAATCGCGAAATCCTCTATCATATAGATCACGGGAAAATAAGGCCCTCCAAGAGTCTTCAAAATGCCATTGGGCGAATGCTTCAAGGTAACAAAGAATTCACCTTAATAGACGAACAAAAGGTTATTTACGAGCAGATTTTAAAGTGGGCTCAAGAAGCACTAAAAAAAGAACAAAAGAAAACCATTATTGTTGAAGGAGGGCCGGGCACAGGAAAGACCGTTCTTGCAATTAATCTTCTTGCGCAGCTAACAAAAATGGGTCAATTCGTCCAATATACATCAAAAAATTCTGCCCCACGAAATGTTTATCTAGCTAAATTAAAAGGGTTATACACGAAAAGTAGCATAGACAACATGTTCAAAAGTTCTGGAACCTATGTTGAAGCTCCGACCAACTCTGTACACACTATACTTGCCGACGAATCTCATCGTCTTAATGCAAAATCAGGACTATATCAAAATTTAGGCGAAAATCAAATAAAAGAAATAATCAATGCATCCTATTGCAATGTTTTTTTCATTGATGAAACCCAACGTGTGACCATTGATGATATTGGTTCCATTGACGAGATAAAAAAATGGGCAAATCAACTAGGATCAACAATTGAACATGTGCAATTACAATCCCAATTTCGCTGTAACGGTTCAGATGGTTATCTAGCATGGTTAGATGATGTTTTGGAAATTAGGGAAACAGCAAATTATAATTTAGATGGCATAGACTACGATTTTAGAATTTTAGATAATCCTGAAGATGTTAGGACTCTAATTGTAGAAAGAAATAAAATTAACAATCGTTCTCGTATTCTGGCTGGTTATTGTTGGGATTGGAAAAAAGATCAAAACAACAACACAAACTATCACGACATAAAAATCGACTCATTCGAAATTAGTTGGAATTTGAAGAACACTACGACATATGCAATAGATCCAGGATCCATTAAAGAGGCTGGTTGTATCCACACATCACAAGGTTTAGAGTTTGATTATGTAGGTGTTATAATCGGCAAGGACATTCGTTACGAAAACGGAAAAATCGTTACAGATTTCACACAACGAGCAAGAACCGATAATTCATTAAAGGGAATCAAGTCTATTTATAAAAAGAAACCTGCACAGGCTCTTCAAATAGCCGATAAAATCATCAAGAACACATACAAAACCCTTATGACCCGCGGAATGAAAGGTTGCTACGTATATTGCTGCGATAAGGCTTTAGCCGATTATCTGCGTAAAAGAATAGACATCAGTAATATATAA
- a CDS encoding nucleotide pyrophosphohydrolase has translation MSDFEKMKAKVKQFTIDRDWDQFHNGKDLAIALSGEASELLNAFLWKKPEDVKIEKVKEELADVFNYAFLMADKYNLDIEQIMDEKLRINGEKYPVDKAKGSAKKYNEL, from the coding sequence ATGAGCGACTTTGAAAAAATGAAGGCGAAGGTCAAGCAATTCACTATTGACCGCGATTGGGATCAATTCCATAATGGCAAGGATCTCGCCATTGCTCTTTCGGGCGAAGCATCGGAACTTCTCAATGCGTTTCTCTGGAAGAAGCCCGAAGATGTAAAAATTGAGAAAGTCAAGGAAGAACTCGCAGACGTATTCAATTATGCATTCTTGATGGCCGACAAGTACAATCTCGACATTGAACAAATCATGGATGAAAAACTGCGGATTAACGGAGAAAAGTATCCAGTTGATAAGGCTAAGGGATCCGCGAAGAAATATAACGAGTTGTAG
- a CDS encoding valine--tRNA ligase — translation METRYNAKDVEARWHSAWAEKNSFAPSGKGEPFSVVIPPPNVTGALHLGHALNDTLQDILVRYRRKTGRDTLWIPGTDHAGIATQAVVEKRLFQDEHKTRHDIGRDALVERIWKWKDEYEARITKQLKSLGVSCDWSRQRFTLDPVCAKAVRHAFFNLFKKGLIYRGKRLVNWDTKLQTAVADDEIYYEHVKGHFWTFKYPLADGSGFIPVSTTRPETIMGDTALAVHPNDERYAQFIGKMLKVPFVDREIPVIADAILVDKDFGTGSVKVTPAHDPNDYATGLRHKLPMINIMNDDGSLNENAGKFQGLKGQAARDAVVAGLEELGLLIKVEDHEMDVGHSDRSKTVIEPYLSDQWFVKMDVLAENAMNAVKSGEIKIIPERYANKYLDWLAEKRDWCISRQLWWGHRIPIWHTDASEDELKAAFAGRDDIYFYKAENGGYLVCSQEEDLKEDAVPGRVLKQEEDVLDTWFSSGLWPHSTMGWPENTDTLKRYYPTSVLVTSRDIITLWVARMVLFSQENMGTVPFHTVYIHPKILDGNGQTMSKSKGNGVDPMDIEEKYGTDALRFVMASLCTDNQDVRLPVKKEKQPDGREINTSEKFEIGRNFSNKLWNACRFLYPQLEQAGALAAELPMDKNLFALEDKWILSRLQTTIKDATRMLEEYHFAELAGFLYRFVWDDVCSSYLEIKKAVINSETLTAEKKNAMAILSYVLKNVLDLLHPVMPFITEELNSILFQGSEMVISRAWPKADESLIDAKIEAAFDQAFAVVESVRGVRGRYNVSPATKLSAVVSVDDAATEASVKDCMAIITELSGLSDLSVAVKAAKPKFSASAVVPGGELYIPLEGILDPAAEIARLEKEIEKAKAFAASIERKLANEKFVSGAPEAVVNAERTKLATQQDIIAKNEAALKELK, via the coding sequence ATGGAAACTCGTTATAACGCTAAAGATGTGGAGGCCCGCTGGCATAGCGCCTGGGCCGAAAAAAACAGTTTTGCACCCAGCGGAAAGGGCGAACCGTTCTCGGTCGTGATTCCGCCCCCGAACGTTACCGGCGCACTCCATTTGGGACATGCGCTGAACGATACGCTCCAGGACATTTTGGTACGCTACCGCCGCAAGACGGGCCGCGACACGCTGTGGATTCCGGGTACGGACCACGCCGGTATCGCCACGCAGGCAGTCGTCGAAAAGCGCCTTTTCCAGGACGAACACAAGACCCGCCACGACATTGGCCGCGACGCCCTGGTGGAACGCATCTGGAAGTGGAAGGACGAATACGAAGCCCGCATCACGAAGCAGCTCAAGAGCCTGGGCGTCAGCTGCGACTGGAGCCGTCAGCGCTTCACGCTGGACCCGGTCTGCGCCAAGGCCGTGCGCCACGCCTTCTTCAACCTGTTCAAGAAGGGCCTCATTTACCGCGGCAAGCGCCTGGTGAACTGGGATACCAAGCTCCAGACCGCCGTTGCCGACGACGAAATCTACTACGAACATGTGAAGGGCCACTTCTGGACGTTCAAGTACCCCCTGGCCGACGGTTCGGGATTTATCCCCGTCTCGACGACCCGTCCGGAAACCATCATGGGCGATACCGCCCTCGCCGTGCACCCCAACGACGAACGCTACGCGCAGTTCATCGGCAAGATGCTCAAAGTGCCGTTCGTTGACCGCGAAATCCCGGTGATTGCCGATGCTATCTTGGTGGACAAGGACTTCGGTACGGGTTCCGTGAAGGTGACTCCGGCTCATGACCCGAACGACTATGCGACGGGTCTGCGCCACAAGCTCCCGATGATCAACATCATGAACGATGACGGCAGCTTGAACGAAAACGCCGGCAAGTTCCAAGGCCTGAAGGGCCAGGCCGCCCGCGACGCCGTAGTGGCGGGTCTCGAAGAACTCGGACTTTTGATCAAGGTGGAAGACCACGAAATGGACGTGGGCCACTCCGACCGTTCCAAGACTGTGATTGAGCCGTACCTCAGCGACCAGTGGTTCGTGAAGATGGACGTGCTCGCCGAAAACGCGATGAACGCCGTGAAGTCGGGCGAAATCAAGATTATCCCCGAACGTTACGCCAACAAGTACCTGGACTGGCTCGCCGAAAAGCGCGACTGGTGCATCAGCCGTCAGCTCTGGTGGGGCCACCGCATTCCTATCTGGCACACGGACGCTAGCGAAGACGAACTGAAGGCCGCATTTGCCGGCCGCGACGACATCTACTTCTACAAGGCCGAAAACGGCGGCTACCTCGTGTGCAGCCAGGAAGAAGACCTGAAGGAAGACGCAGTTCCGGGTCGCGTGCTCAAGCAGGAAGAAGACGTGCTCGACACGTGGTTCTCCAGTGGCTTGTGGCCGCACTCCACGATGGGCTGGCCGGAAAACACCGACACGCTCAAGCGCTACTACCCCACCAGCGTGCTCGTGACTAGCCGCGACATCATTACGCTGTGGGTCGCCCGCATGGTGCTCTTCAGCCAGGAAAACATGGGCACGGTCCCGTTCCACACGGTGTACATCCACCCGAAGATTCTCGACGGCAACGGACAGACCATGAGTAAGTCCAAGGGCAACGGCGTGGACCCGATGGATATCGAAGAGAAGTACGGTACCGACGCTCTGCGTTTTGTGATGGCAAGCCTCTGCACCGACAACCAGGACGTGCGCCTGCCGGTGAAGAAGGAAAAGCAGCCGGATGGCCGCGAAATCAACACCAGCGAAAAGTTCGAAATCGGCCGTAACTTCAGCAACAAGCTGTGGAACGCCTGCCGCTTCCTTTACCCGCAGCTCGAACAAGCCGGCGCTCTCGCTGCCGAGCTCCCGATGGACAAGAACTTGTTCGCGCTCGAAGACAAGTGGATTTTGAGCCGCCTGCAGACGACCATCAAGGACGCCACCCGCATGCTCGAAGAATACCACTTCGCCGAACTCGCCGGGTTCCTGTACCGCTTCGTGTGGGACGACGTTTGCTCCAGCTACTTGGAAATCAAGAAGGCCGTGATCAACAGCGAAACGCTCACCGCCGAAAAGAAGAACGCGATGGCCATCCTCAGCTACGTGCTGAAGAACGTGCTTGACCTGCTCCACCCGGTGATGCCGTTCATTACCGAAGAGCTCAACAGCATCCTGTTCCAGGGCAGTGAAATGGTCATCAGCCGCGCATGGCCCAAGGCCGACGAATCGCTCATCGACGCGAAGATCGAAGCCGCATTCGACCAGGCATTCGCCGTGGTGGAAAGCGTGCGTGGCGTGCGTGGCCGCTACAACGTGAGCCCCGCTACCAAGCTTAGCGCCGTGGTGAGCGTCGACGATGCCGCAACAGAAGCCAGCGTGAAGGACTGCATGGCAATCATCACCGAACTTTCGGGTCTTTCTGACCTGAGTGTCGCCGTGAAGGCCGCCAAGCCGAAATTCAGCGCGAGCGCCGTGGTTCCCGGCGGCGAACTCTACATCCCGCTCGAAGGTATCCTCGATCCGGCTGCAGAAATCGCCCGCTTGGAAAAGGAAATCGAGAAGGCCAAGGCATTCGCTGCCAGCATCGAACGCAAGCTCGCGAACGAGAAGTTCGTCAGCGGCGCTCCCGAAGCTGTGGTAAACGCCGAACGCACCAAGCTCGCAACACAGCAAGACATTATCGCGAAGAACGAAGCTGCTCTGAAAGAACTGAAGTAG